Proteins co-encoded in one Flammeovirgaceae bacterium SG7u.111 genomic window:
- a CDS encoding O-antigen ligase family protein: MLIGAGKIEKLKGWLLDELYQKKLQSTTGFILLLVMSILTTFIITKTPSTFGLFIIGGLVGCLVLILAFVDSFFALTLAIIVSIVGNPIHKYLLRPIPFGVLVDVLIMINFIGCISMQLREKRWNTKTIMHPVTFVQIIFTLYMMLQFFNTNMHSHQGYFGVARRIPVFLAVYFIAIYNLNNIKFLKKFIVFWLVVALITAFYAFYQEFAGITNYELRYYNSNEKALKLVFIGGRFRKFSFFNDPTSFGIFMAISGLLFMVLSMGPFKTRIKIGLFISSLIMFIAMAFSGTRTAYAIVPIGIVIFALMTITHKRTLIIASFFTVVMAVILYGPFYGNRTINRIRSTFKFSEDASLNVRDVNRAFIQPYIYEHPFGGGVATSGVPGKIFNPNHYLAGFPPDSAYLQTAMELGWIGLFLMLLVAYVNMRTTIKGYYRSYDPKIKTYYLSFATVIFTIIVAQYAQYALSFTNRLFYMILLACIVKLIDFDKKPDSIEPQPSQ; the protein is encoded by the coding sequence ATGTTGATTGGAGCAGGAAAAATCGAAAAGCTAAAAGGTTGGTTATTAGACGAGCTGTATCAAAAAAAGCTTCAATCTACTACTGGATTTATCCTGTTATTGGTGATGTCGATATTGACCACTTTCATCATCACCAAAACCCCATCTACATTTGGGTTATTCATTATAGGAGGCCTTGTGGGGTGCTTGGTACTTATATTAGCTTTTGTAGATAGTTTTTTTGCTCTCACTTTGGCAATTATTGTGTCTATCGTTGGCAACCCTATCCATAAGTATTTGCTAAGACCTATCCCTTTTGGGGTATTGGTCGATGTATTGATCATGATCAACTTCATTGGTTGTATAAGTATGCAGTTACGGGAAAAGAGGTGGAACACTAAAACCATTATGCATCCTGTCACTTTCGTCCAGATTATATTTACCCTGTATATGATGCTGCAATTTTTTAACACAAACATGCACTCTCATCAAGGGTATTTTGGTGTAGCAAGACGAATACCTGTTTTTTTAGCTGTATACTTCATTGCTATATACAACTTAAACAATATCAAATTTCTCAAAAAGTTTATTGTTTTTTGGTTGGTAGTTGCCCTCATAACTGCATTCTATGCTTTTTACCAAGAGTTTGCAGGAATAACAAACTATGAGCTGAGGTATTATAATTCAAATGAAAAAGCCTTGAAGCTAGTGTTTATTGGTGGGAGGTTTCGGAAGTTTTCCTTTTTCAACGACCCTACTTCTTTTGGTATCTTTATGGCTATCTCAGGCCTGCTTTTCATGGTATTATCTATGGGTCCATTTAAAACCAGAATCAAAATAGGACTATTTATTAGTTCACTTATCATGTTTATCGCCATGGCATTTTCTGGTACCCGTACCGCATATGCAATCGTACCTATTGGAATTGTGATATTTGCTCTAATGACAATTACGCATAAAAGAACATTGATCATTGCATCGTTTTTTACAGTAGTAATGGCAGTGATTCTTTACGGACCTTTCTATGGAAACCGAACGATTAACCGAATTCGCTCTACCTTTAAGTTTTCAGAAGATGCATCGCTGAATGTCCGAGATGTGAATAGGGCTTTTATCCAACCTTATATTTACGAACATCCTTTTGGGGGAGGGGTAGCGACCAGCGGTGTTCCAGGAAAAATTTTCAACCCTAACCACTACTTAGCAGGATTTCCACCCGACAGTGCTTACTTACAAACAGCTATGGAACTAGGGTGGATAGGACTTTTCCTAATGCTACTAGTAGCTTATGTAAATATGCGAACAACAATTAAAGGATATTATAGGTCCTACGACCCAAAAATAAAGACTTATTACCTTAGCTTTGCAACAGTTATTTTCACCATTATAGTAGCCCAATACGCCCAATATGCGCTTTCTTTTACCAATAGGCTATTCTATATGATATTACTAGCTTGTATAGTCAAACTTATTGACTTTGATAAGAAACCTGATTCGATTGAACCCCAACCTTCACAATGA
- a CDS encoding endonuclease/exonuclease/phosphatase family protein has translation MIKTSKKSILGYVLLLGSITVLVSTIIPPSHFWPAYFLSLLILPVIGVNILLFTYYLLRTRWLKFILTSVFLLFCYPFVLSTYVVNSADDEELDSYKFKVLSYNASFFNVGPIFTKSYYSPDLQQRGILLKDWLSKNDADIKCIQEFYNDENSDIFNSIEAITKRGGYDYFFLSKPAHKNGVKRGMVIFSKFPIVNSGELFMSNNLYNASAYADVVVHSDTIRIINTHLQSMNLKEGSASAIRDKLSRIKHGAIRREDQLSLITEFINSSPYEVVLCGDFNEIPYTYSYLYIKDRIDNSFEEAGNGFGFTYNGRSLFFLRIDHQFHTKNLKPTKFITYSDNYLSAHFPIECEYKLLNKEQLLRAKN, from the coding sequence ATGATAAAAACAAGTAAAAAAAGTATATTGGGATATGTTTTATTACTAGGAAGTATCACGGTTTTAGTGAGTACCATCATTCCTCCTTCCCACTTTTGGCCAGCATATTTTCTCTCTTTACTCATTTTACCAGTAATTGGAGTGAATATATTACTGTTCACCTATTACTTACTGAGAACAAGGTGGTTAAAGTTTATACTAACTAGTGTTTTTTTGTTGTTTTGTTATCCTTTTGTGCTTTCTACCTATGTGGTTAACTCAGCAGATGATGAAGAGCTTGATTCATATAAGTTCAAGGTATTAAGTTATAATGCCAGTTTTTTTAATGTAGGTCCTATTTTTACAAAAAGTTATTATAGCCCAGATCTCCAACAAAGGGGGATACTGCTTAAAGATTGGTTGAGTAAAAACGACGCTGATATTAAGTGTATCCAAGAGTTTTATAATGATGAGAATTCTGATATTTTTAATTCCATAGAAGCCATTACTAAGCGTGGAGGCTATGATTATTTCTTTTTGTCAAAACCTGCTCATAAGAACGGAGTAAAAAGAGGAATGGTGATTTTTTCTAAGTTTCCTATCGTAAATTCTGGTGAGCTTTTTATGAGTAATAACTTATATAATGCATCTGCTTATGCCGATGTGGTAGTCCATTCAGATACTATCCGTATTATTAATACTCATCTACAATCCATGAATCTTAAAGAAGGATCCGCTAGTGCCATCAGAGATAAACTCAGCAGAATTAAGCATGGGGCAATAAGAAGGGAAGATCAACTTAGCCTGATCACGGAGTTTATCAATTCTTCACCTTATGAAGTTGTGTTATGCGGAGACTTCAACGAAATACCTTACACATACTCGTATCTATATATAAAAGATAGAATTGATAATTCTTTTGAAGAAGCGGGAAATGGCTTTGGGTTTACCTATAATGGGAGATCATTATTTTTTCTAAGGATCGATCATCAGTTTCATACCAAGAATTTGAAGCCTACAAAGTTTATTACCTATTCCGATAACTACCTTTCCGCTCATTTTCCTATAGAATGTGAGTATAAGTTACTGAACAAAGAACAGCTCCTCCGAGCGAAAAATTAA
- a CDS encoding TolC family protein — protein sequence MLKNIHVKIQVKFLSVLLYYCFLPLLAFSQDVDYNKIILPDEIDSVGIQEHLVRLAWKNNPGNSILEKQRQMKVYQEKMQKSKWLNQVKIQGNLNEATINPPENFNNNVFYPRYNFSVMIPLGIFTEQKYGNQIAKIETEIAAENIKLQKLQVRALVIEQYQRFNMYRNQYKLIQQLVEDEYSKHLIVEQKFKNGEVSLDDYSESLKTYNNELLKRYSSEADFQIAKAQLEMLIGIPLEEAY from the coding sequence ATGTTAAAAAACATACATGTCAAAATACAGGTAAAATTTCTATCTGTATTGTTATATTATTGCTTCTTGCCACTTTTGGCCTTTTCTCAAGATGTAGATTACAACAAAATAATACTTCCCGATGAAATAGATTCAGTAGGGATTCAAGAGCACCTTGTGAGGTTGGCTTGGAAAAACAACCCTGGTAATTCTATTTTGGAGAAGCAAAGGCAAATGAAGGTGTACCAAGAAAAAATGCAAAAAAGCAAATGGTTGAACCAAGTTAAAATACAAGGAAACCTCAATGAGGCTACTATAAATCCTCCTGAAAATTTCAACAATAATGTGTTCTACCCTAGGTACAACTTTAGTGTCATGATTCCTTTGGGAATTTTTACCGAACAAAAATATGGTAACCAAATAGCTAAAATTGAAACAGAAATAGCAGCCGAAAACATAAAGCTACAAAAGTTACAAGTAAGGGCCTTGGTTATAGAGCAGTATCAACGGTTCAATATGTATAGAAATCAGTATAAACTAATTCAACAACTGGTAGAAGACGAGTATTCAAAGCATCTGATAGTTGAGCAGAAGTTTAAGAATGGAGAAGTAAGTTTAGATGATTATAGCGAGTCGCTAAAGACTTATAACAACGAACTTCTAAAAAGGTATTCATCCGAAGCAGATTTTCAAATAGCAAAAGCCCAACTAGAAATGCTGATAGGCATTCCACTAGAAGAGGCGTACTAA